From the genome of Triticum aestivum cultivar Chinese Spring chromosome 3B, IWGSC CS RefSeq v2.1, whole genome shotgun sequence, one region includes:
- the LOC123067011 gene encoding 4-hydroxyphenylacetaldehyde oxime monooxygenase-like, giving the protein MSISLCSEFIPLPQQWQLLLLLTLVSLVLLIRRLSNKGLKLPPGPSRIPILGNLHQLGVLPHRSLRDLARKHGPVMQLQLGTVRTVVVSSAEAAREVMKTHDEDCCTRPVSPGMKRLFYDLKNVGFAPYGAYWHAMRKFFVVELFGVRHVEAAWHARQHQVEKLMSTLSSLAGEPVALKEHILSLADGIIGMLGFGDMYNSDKFPHHKNLEHVLEEAIYMQASFSAEDYFPNIVGRLVDQITGLASRRERIFRQLDTFFEVIIEQHLDPQRVKPRNDDLIDRLIDLWKENSGTLNITRDHVKGNIFGTFIGGSDTTSATILWAMAELTRNPRLLERAQDEMRAVVGGNERVRPDDLAKLVYLKLVVETLRLHPPATMLLPREAMRDIQIGGYDVLAKTRIYVNVWAIGRDPANWPDEPEEFKPERLETSKIDFKGGHFELTPFGAWQRICPALPMSTATVEFTLANLLYSFEWVLPEGIVVNMEEEGKLIPFLKTPLLLVPTPYRHI; this is encoded by the exons ATGTCCATCTCACTCTGCTCGGAGTTTATCCCCCTGCCCCAACAatggcagctcctcctcctcctgacaCTCGtatccctcgtgctcttgatcagGAGACTGAGCAACAAAGGGCTCAAGCTACCGCCAGGCCCATCCCGGATTCCGATCCTGGGGAACCTGCACCAGCTGGGCGTGCTGCCGCACCGGAGCTTACGGGATCTTGCACGGAAGCATGGGCCGGTAATGCAGCTGCAGCTCGGCACCGTGCGGACGGTGGTGGTGTCGTCGGCTGAGGCGGCGCGCGAGGTGATGAAGACGCACGACGAGGACTGCTGCACCCGGCCCGTGTCCCCCGGGATGAAGCGGCTGTTCTACGACCTCAAGAACGTCGGCTTTGCGCCATACGGTGCCTACTGGCATGCCATGCGCAAGTTCTTCGTGGTCGAGCTCTTCGGTGTGCGCCATGTCGAGGCAGCATGGCATGCACGCCAGCATCAG GTGGAGAAACTGATGAGCACCTTGAGCAGCCTGGCCGGAGAGCCGGTAGCGCTCAAGGAGCACATCTTAAGCCTGGCTGATGGCATCATCGGCATGCTTGGATTTGGCGACATGTACAATAGTGACAAGTTCCCACACCACAAGAACTTGGAGCACGTGCTTGAGGAGGCCATATACATGCAGGCCAGCTTTTCCGCCGAGGACTATTTCCCCAACATCGTCGGCCGCCTAGTCGACCAAATCACCGGCCTCGCCTCTCGTCGTGAGCGGATCTTCAGGCAGCTTGATACATTCTTCGAGGTCATCATTGAGCAGCATCTTGACCCTCAGCGTGTCAAGCCTCGGAACGATGACCTCATTGACCGGCTCATCGATCTATGGAAGGAAAACAGTGGCACCCTCAACATTACAAGAGACCATGTCAAGGGCAACATATTT ggcACGTTCATTGGTGGCTCGGACACGACCTCAGCGACGATTCTATGGGCGATGGCAGAGCTGACCCGGAATCCCCGACTACTGGAGAGGGCGCAAGACGAGATGAGGGCCGTGGTGGGAGGCAACGAGAGGGTGCGACCAGATGATCTGGCCAAGCTGGTCTACCTCAAGCTGGTGGTGGAGACCCTACGGCTGCACCCACCAGCGACGATGCTACTGCCGAGGGAGGCCATGCGGGACATCCAGATTGGAGGCTATGACGTGTTGGCCAAGACGCGGATCTATGTGAACGTGTGGGCCATTGGTAGGGACCCGGCAAACTGGCCAGACGAGCCGGAAGAGTTCAAACCAGAGAGGTTGGAGACGAGCAAGATAGACTTCAAAGGAGGGCATTTCGAGCTAACTCCATTCGGCGCATGGCAGCGGATATGCCCCGCACTGCCTATGAGCACGGCCACCGTGGAGTTCACACTGGCCAACCTGCTATATAGCTTCGAGTGGGTGCTTCCGGAGGGGATCGTAGTGAACATGGAGGAGGAAGGCAAGCTTATCCCCTTCCTAAAGACACCGCTCTTGCTGGTGCCCACCCCATACCGGCACATCTAA